In a genomic window of Plasmodium malariae genome assembly, chromosome: 4:
- the PmUG01_04012100 gene encoding Plasmodium exported protein, unknown function: MNGKIKYFIFFKTFTFILFIFICSHLINECIFNQSLDNKGSDGRKLYDRTKRLLLEKVKKKKKGGSKKKSPAVKSDNSGQKSKKETKVVKSGKKDKKNKGNTSGNICVSLIPKLLRGINKYFEKHVNKVYVSINEYKTCTDSSKKRTIIHQAIKNAFLAFAVPLVLFGVAIFFLIIENVLSMGSSSGVAATAGTLSIVNAIYMFKKYRQRSKQDNDCGLVCQIGLKADEFLGGVEGDGEEDEEEEEEEEDEEGDKEEEEGDEEEEEVGDEEEEKEGDEEVKKKGKKKVGKKGVKKKGKTKVEDEDEEEEETKEGKKEGKKKEKAKEEEEDEEEVTKEGKKKGKKKEKAKEEEEDDEETKEGKKEGKKKEKAKEEEDDEEEVTKEGKKKGKKKKGKKKVKAKEEEEDEEEVTKEGKKKGKKNVKAKEEEEDDEEVTKKGKKKGKKNVKAKEEEEDEEVTKEGKKKGGEKKEKAKEEEDEEVTKEGKKKGGEKKEKAKEEEDEEVTKEGKKKGGEKKEKAKEEEDEEVTKEEKKKGAKQEDKSKVEKVSEEAWKGDKEEAKRNQNADIEAEARKVE, translated from the exons atgaatggaaaaataaaatattttattttttttaaaacttttacctttatcctttttatttttatatgttctcATTTAATCAATGAG tGTATCTTTAATCAATCTTTAGACAATAAGGGCAGTGATGgtagaaaattatatgataGAACTAAACGATTATTATTAGAAAAggtgaagaaaaaaaaaaaaggaggatCAAAAAAGAAATCACCTGCAGTTAAAAGTGATAATTCAGGACAAAAATCTAAAAAAGAAACTAAAGTTGTTAAGTCaggaaaaaaggataaaaaaaataaaggtaaTACGTCAGGGAATATATGCGTGTCCCTTATACCTAAACTTCTTCGTgggataaataaatattttgaaaaacatGTAAATAAGGTATATGTTAGTATAAATGAGTACAAGACATGTACTGATTCTTCTAAAAAACGAACTATAATACATCAAGCTATAAAAAATGCCTTTTTAGCATTTGCTGTACCACTAGTACTTTTTGGAgtagcaattttttttcttattattgaGAATGTTCTTTCTATGGGATCGAGTTCTGGTGTTGCAGCAACAGCAGGTACTTTAAGTATTGTAAATgctatttatatgtttaaaaaatacagacAACGTTCAAAACAAGATAATGACTGTGGATTAGTATGTCAAATAGGATTAAAAGCTGATGAATTTTTAGGTGGTGTTGAAGGAGATGGAGAAGAAGATgaggaagaagaggaagaagaagaagatgaagaaggagataaagaggaagaagaaggagatgaagaagaagaagaagtaggagatgaagaagaagaaaaagaaggaGATGAAGAAgttaaaaagaaaggaaaaaaaaaagtaggaaaaaaaggagttaaaaagaaaggaaaaacaaaagtgGAGGACgaagatgaagaagaagaagaaacaaaggaaggaaaaaaagagggtaaaaaaaaagaaaaagcaaaagaagaggaggaagatgaagaagaagTAACGaaggaaggaaaaaaaaagggtaaaaaaaaagaaaaagcaaaagaagAGGAGGAAGATGACGAAGAAACAaaggaaggaaaaaaagagggtaaaaaaaaagaaaaggcaAAAGAAGAGGAGGACGATGAAGAAGAAGTAACGAaggaagggaaaaaaaagg gaaagaaaaaaaagggtaaaaaaaaagtaaaagcaaaagaagaggaggaagatgaagaagaagTAACGaaggaaggaaaaaaaaagggtaaaaAAAACGTAAAAGCAAAAGAAGAGGAGGAAGATGACGAAGAAGTAAcgaagaaaggaaaaaaaaagggtaaaaaaaacgtaaaagcaaaagaagaggaggaagatgaagaagtaacaaaggaaggaaaaaaaaaaggaggtgaaaaaaaagaaaaagcaaaagaagaggaagatgaagaagtaacaaaggaaggaaaaaaaaaaggaggtgaaaaaaaagaaaaagcaaaagaagaggaagatgaagaagtaacaaaggaaggaaaaaaaaaaggaggtgaaaaaaaagaaaaagcaaaagaagaggaagatgaagaagtaacaaaggaagaaaaaaaaaaaggagcaaAACAAGAAGATAAATCAAAAGTAGAAAAAGTAAGCGAAGAAGCATGGAAAGGAGATAAAGAAGAGGCAAAAAGAAATCAAAATGCAGATATAGAAGCAGAAGCAAGAAAAGTAGAATAA